From the Pseudarthrobacter sp. MM222 genome, one window contains:
- the purQ gene encoding phosphoribosylformylglycinamidine synthase subunit PurQ, whose product MTELPLIGETLTDAPAGTLAGARIGVVTFPGTLDDRDAARAVRLAGATPVALWHADTTLADVDAVVIPGGFSYGDYLRAGAIARFAPLMAKVIDAANSDARLPVLGICNGFQILTESHLLPGSMIKNDHLKFMCRDQTLRVENNTTDWTRDYAAGQEIVVPLKNQDGQYIADEKTLDALEAEGRVVFRYVGFNPNGSRRDIAGISNAAGNVVGLMPHPEHAVETGFGPETVGSGSAGIGGSDTQGLGFFTSVLNKIVGGAK is encoded by the coding sequence ATGACTGAACTCCCCCTGATCGGTGAAACCCTCACCGACGCCCCCGCTGGCACCCTGGCGGGCGCTCGGATCGGCGTCGTCACCTTCCCCGGCACCCTTGATGACCGCGACGCCGCACGCGCTGTCCGGCTGGCAGGCGCCACGCCGGTTGCCCTCTGGCATGCCGACACGACGCTGGCTGACGTGGACGCCGTCGTGATCCCCGGCGGCTTCTCCTACGGCGACTACCTCCGCGCCGGTGCGATCGCGCGGTTCGCGCCGCTGATGGCCAAGGTCATCGACGCCGCCAACTCGGACGCCAGGCTGCCCGTCCTGGGAATCTGCAACGGCTTCCAGATCCTCACCGAGTCCCACCTGCTGCCCGGCTCGATGATCAAGAACGATCACCTGAAGTTCATGTGCCGCGACCAGACCCTCCGGGTGGAGAACAACACGACGGACTGGACCCGCGACTACGCCGCCGGCCAGGAAATCGTGGTACCGCTGAAGAACCAGGACGGCCAGTACATAGCGGACGAGAAAACCCTCGATGCGCTGGAGGCTGAGGGCCGCGTCGTGTTCCGCTACGTCGGTTTCAACCCGAACGGCTCCCGCCGCGACATCGCCGGCATCTCCAATGCCGCCGGCAACGTGGTGGGCCTTATGCCGCACCCGGAACACGCGGTCGAGACGGGCTTCGGGCCGGAAACAGTCGGGTCCGGCTCCGCCGGGATCGGCGGCTCCGACACGCAGGGCCTCGGTTTCTTCACCTCCGTACTGAACAAGATTGTGGGAGGCGCCAAATGA
- the purS gene encoding phosphoribosylformylglycinamidine synthase subunit PurS, which produces MPRIVVDVMPKPEILDPQGKAIVGALPRLGFTAFSSVRQGKRFELTVDGEVTEEILAQARDAAETLLSNPVIEDVVNVEVVEA; this is translated from the coding sequence ATGCCCCGGATCGTTGTCGACGTCATGCCCAAGCCCGAGATTCTGGACCCGCAGGGAAAGGCCATCGTGGGCGCACTGCCCCGGCTGGGTTTCACCGCTTTTAGCTCTGTCCGCCAGGGCAAGCGTTTTGAACTGACGGTCGACGGCGAGGTGACCGAGGAAATCCTGGCCCAGGCCCGCGACGCCGCGGAAACGCTGCTGTCCAACCCCGTCATCGAAGACGTCGTCAACGTCGAGGTCGTCGAGGCCTGA
- a CDS encoding S8 family serine peptidase, whose protein sequence is MPVLLTSVAIAPATAAPFQGASTTGVVQKNLDPNSYRDGRYIVVLAEKPAATYDGGTPGLPATKPEPGKKLDADKAEVRKYGEHLEQKQAEVAAQQKVQMQRQFTAAVNGFSATLTADQAIKLAKDPGVLVVAPDTENAPDYSSSDFLKLSGSGGTWDTKFGGQDAAGKGVVVGVIDTGYTPSNPFFTGEQVQPLVGDPVVGVPYRTDDGKIAMLKSDGDTFIGECQKGVATGAAFDGSACNSKVLSAHYFADDFLKYVPSQGRAPQEVLSPVDVDSHGTHTASTAAGNANVETFVDGRSFGLTSGVAPAAKLSIYKVCWEDTDPNSGGCYSSSAVAAVDQAIYDGVDVINYSISGSTTTTTDPVSMAFLSAASAGIFVAVSAGNSGPTASTVNHGAPWVTTVAASSFSQELQGTVEFSDGSKFRGASIMNRQVVNAGVVLSANAAATAGDPNAALCGPGTLDPAKVAGKVVVCDRGVFDRVAKSAEVARGGGVGMILVNLSNSSLDTDKHIIPTVHVNPPATEAIKAKVAANPALTVSLINRDTTGLALEAQPQIAGFSSRGPLLATGSDLLKPDVAAPGVAVLAGVSPIGTGGDNFGFLSGTSMASPHVTGFGALILAKNPKWSPAVVKSAMMTTASEVKLANGAKDTDVLATGAGQVDPARVLEPGLVYDANSDDYLAFIQGTGVELGMQGVGTTKPRDMNVPSFALGNLTGKIEVTRTVTALTPGTYRAKVDLPGVKVTVNPSVLNFSAAGEKKTFKVSFENQNATLGKFAMGSLSWQGANKNVASPIAVRPQSVVAAKDVAFTSEGGTGSGAIRVVSGANGPIKMTLDGLSKADSTPINLVPGNTDDSYFVKTVQVPAGSPLAKFSVYSSDPNADFDMYVETPDGPLTVATSSASESVSIPNPSSGEYVIYANLYASPNNQATKGTLDASVLVPNVGNATLAPNPLRLGNGNSGSVSLNWKSLQVGSYIGRISFEGASDPTFVSVLVTAAGTVVVPPTSEDQDSNDGPGDSGDDGQHDGKDKKDKKDKGKKVKKEKGKIQNPDRNPAPNNAI, encoded by the coding sequence TTGCCGGTTCTCCTTACATCAGTCGCCATTGCGCCCGCCACCGCGGCACCCTTCCAGGGAGCGTCCACCACCGGGGTCGTCCAGAAGAACCTGGACCCGAACAGCTACCGGGACGGCCGCTACATCGTCGTCCTTGCTGAGAAACCGGCCGCTACCTACGACGGCGGCACGCCTGGCCTGCCGGCCACCAAACCGGAACCAGGCAAGAAGCTCGACGCCGATAAGGCCGAGGTTAGGAAGTACGGGGAGCACCTCGAACAGAAGCAGGCAGAGGTCGCCGCGCAGCAGAAAGTCCAGATGCAGCGTCAGTTCACCGCGGCGGTCAACGGTTTCAGCGCGACCCTGACAGCTGACCAGGCCATCAAGCTCGCCAAGGATCCCGGCGTCCTGGTGGTTGCTCCGGACACGGAAAACGCTCCCGACTACTCCAGCTCCGACTTCCTGAAGCTCAGCGGTTCCGGCGGCACCTGGGACACCAAGTTCGGCGGCCAGGATGCCGCCGGCAAGGGAGTCGTCGTCGGCGTCATCGACACCGGCTACACCCCTTCCAACCCCTTCTTCACAGGCGAACAGGTCCAGCCGCTTGTCGGCGACCCCGTGGTGGGCGTGCCCTACCGCACTGACGACGGCAAGATCGCCATGCTCAAATCCGACGGCGACACATTCATCGGTGAATGCCAGAAGGGCGTGGCAACCGGCGCAGCCTTTGACGGCTCTGCCTGCAACTCAAAGGTCCTCAGCGCCCATTACTTTGCCGATGACTTCCTGAAGTACGTCCCCTCGCAGGGTCGTGCGCCGCAGGAAGTGCTGTCCCCGGTGGACGTGGACAGCCACGGCACCCACACGGCCAGCACGGCTGCCGGCAACGCCAACGTTGAGACCTTTGTTGACGGCCGCAGCTTCGGCCTGACAAGCGGGGTGGCCCCTGCGGCCAAGCTCTCCATCTACAAGGTCTGCTGGGAGGACACCGATCCCAACAGCGGCGGTTGCTACAGCTCCTCCGCGGTGGCGGCCGTCGACCAGGCCATCTACGACGGCGTTGACGTGATCAACTACTCGATCTCCGGTTCCACGACCACCACCACCGATCCGGTGTCCATGGCGTTCCTCTCGGCCGCCTCGGCCGGCATCTTCGTGGCCGTCTCGGCGGGTAACTCCGGCCCGACCGCGAGCACCGTCAACCACGGCGCCCCATGGGTCACCACGGTGGCCGCCAGCAGCTTCTCCCAGGAGCTGCAGGGCACGGTCGAATTCTCGGATGGCAGCAAGTTCCGCGGCGCCAGCATCATGAACCGCCAGGTGGTGAACGCCGGCGTCGTCCTCTCTGCCAATGCGGCCGCCACGGCGGGGGACCCGAACGCCGCCCTATGCGGACCGGGCACCCTGGATCCGGCCAAGGTGGCTGGCAAGGTTGTGGTCTGTGACCGCGGTGTCTTTGACCGCGTCGCCAAGAGCGCCGAGGTCGCCCGCGGTGGCGGCGTCGGAATGATCCTGGTGAACCTCAGCAACTCCTCGCTGGACACGGACAAGCACATCATCCCGACGGTCCACGTGAACCCCCCGGCCACCGAGGCCATCAAGGCCAAGGTCGCCGCCAACCCGGCCCTCACCGTGTCCCTGATCAACAGGGACACCACAGGCCTGGCACTCGAGGCGCAGCCGCAGATCGCCGGCTTCTCCTCCCGCGGTCCGCTCCTGGCCACCGGGTCCGACCTGCTCAAGCCCGACGTCGCAGCCCCCGGCGTTGCGGTACTGGCCGGTGTTTCGCCGATCGGCACAGGCGGCGACAACTTCGGCTTCCTGTCCGGCACGTCCATGGCGTCGCCGCACGTGACCGGTTTCGGCGCCCTGATCCTCGCCAAGAACCCGAAGTGGTCGCCCGCCGTCGTGAAGTCAGCGATGATGACCACCGCGAGCGAGGTCAAACTCGCCAACGGCGCCAAAGATACTGACGTTCTCGCTACCGGTGCCGGGCAGGTGGACCCGGCACGCGTGCTCGAACCCGGCCTGGTGTATGACGCCAACTCGGACGACTACCTGGCCTTCATCCAGGGCACCGGGGTAGAGCTGGGCATGCAGGGAGTGGGTACCACCAAGCCGCGCGACATGAACGTTCCGTCCTTCGCGCTGGGCAACCTGACCGGCAAGATCGAGGTCACCCGCACGGTGACCGCCCTGACCCCGGGCACCTACCGGGCCAAGGTTGACCTTCCCGGCGTGAAGGTCACCGTCAATCCCAGTGTGCTGAACTTCAGCGCTGCGGGCGAAAAGAAGACCTTCAAGGTCTCCTTCGAGAACCAGAACGCGACGCTCGGCAAGTTCGCTATGGGCTCGCTGAGCTGGCAGGGCGCCAACAAGAACGTCGCGTCCCCGATCGCGGTCCGTCCGCAGTCTGTGGTCGCGGCGAAGGATGTCGCGTTCACGTCCGAGGGCGGCACCGGTTCCGGCGCCATCAGGGTGGTCTCCGGCGCCAACGGCCCCATCAAGATGACCCTCGACGGGCTGTCCAAGGCCGACTCCACCCCGATCAACCTCGTCCCGGGCAACACGGATGACTCGTACTTCGTCAAAACGGTACAGGTCCCGGCCGGCAGCCCGCTGGCCAAGTTCTCCGTATACTCCTCGGATCCGAACGCGGACTTCGACATGTACGTGGAGACTCCGGACGGCCCGTTGACGGTTGCAACGTCCTCGGCCAGCGAGTCTGTTTCCATCCCGAACCCCTCCTCCGGGGAATACGTAATCTATGCGAACCTGTACGCCAGCCCGAACAATCAGGCCACCAAGGGAACCTTGGATGCGTCCGTGCTGGTTCCGAACGTGGGCAACGCGACGCTCGCTCCCAATCCGCTGCGGCTGGGAAACGGGAACTCCGGCTCGGTTTCGTTGAACTGGAAGAGCCTGCAGGTCGGTTCCTACATCGGCCGTATCTCGTTCGAAGGAGCAAGCGATCCGACGTTCGTCAGCGTGCTGGTGACCGCGGCGGGCACAGTGGTGGTTCCGCCCACCTCCGAGGACCAGGACAGCAATGACGGTCCCGGTGACAGCGGGGACGACGGACAACACGACGGCAAGGACAAGAAAGACAAGAAGGACAAGGGCAAGAAGGTGAAGAAGGAGAAGGGGAAGATCCAGAACCCGGATCGCAATCCCGCTCCCAACAACGCCATCTAA
- a CDS encoding serine protease inhibitor yields the protein MTDPQEVAGPLDVDLTIRLTESPGAPQYTFRLEARGGAPGPGSTLPDPSAALEAVQRFGEDIFFPKPGPPKMCTQQYGGPQVAVVTGWFLKRKVDSKFSRTDGCEIARWRAMAPLLGGVAGSTGAI from the coding sequence ATGACCGATCCCCAAGAGGTAGCCGGCCCGCTCGACGTCGATCTGACCATCCGTCTCACCGAGTCACCGGGCGCGCCGCAGTACACCTTTCGGCTGGAGGCCCGCGGCGGCGCGCCTGGACCCGGATCCACCCTGCCGGATCCGTCCGCAGCCCTCGAGGCCGTGCAGCGGTTCGGCGAGGATATTTTCTTCCCCAAGCCGGGGCCGCCGAAAATGTGCACGCAGCAGTACGGCGGCCCCCAGGTGGCCGTGGTGACGGGGTGGTTTTTGAAACGCAAGGTGGACAGCAAATTCAGCCGCACGGATGGCTGCGAGATCGCCCGCTGGCGGGCCATGGCGCCGCTGCTCGGCGGTGTTGCCGGTTCCACCGGCGCGATTTAG
- a CDS encoding 3-methyladenine DNA glycosylase: protein MASLSKPALACATAARFPHGTPPRTSWAQTQGLSKLLHLPREDWLPRQAAHQQRVRRYSDPYLARRSAGRKHPVEDFLFTYYTQKPGQLLRWHPGAGVVLSGPEAAERTGWKYYRAADDGDLAAAGIPPGTAAVTVDVESFLRDRRDALEFAAIILAGTVARPAQFGCFGLHEWAMVYRQDKFELRHEYLQLRLGSEHTDRVVEQNRIRCSHFDAFRFYTPDAVPLNSLEPSRENQRAMEQPGCLHANMDLYKWAYKLAPLLPSELVMDCFELSWRIRAMDMQASPYDLGAWGYPAIRIETPDGKAEYVDQQRSFAGESQELRKRLLQELAPTLQALTATSAHQTSPEGPQ from the coding sequence ATGGCAAGCCTGTCGAAGCCAGCTTTAGCCTGCGCGACGGCTGCGAGATTTCCGCATGGAACGCCGCCAAGGACGTCCTGGGCTCAAACGCAGGGGCTGTCTAAGCTGTTGCATCTGCCCCGGGAAGACTGGTTGCCGCGCCAGGCAGCCCACCAGCAGCGTGTCCGGCGCTACTCCGACCCCTACCTGGCCCGGCGGTCCGCCGGCCGGAAGCACCCGGTCGAGGACTTCCTCTTTACCTACTACACACAAAAACCCGGCCAACTGCTGCGCTGGCATCCCGGCGCCGGGGTCGTCCTCTCGGGCCCCGAGGCGGCAGAGCGCACCGGCTGGAAGTATTACCGCGCTGCCGACGACGGCGACCTTGCCGCCGCCGGCATCCCGCCGGGCACCGCCGCCGTGACGGTCGACGTCGAATCCTTCCTCCGGGACCGCCGGGACGCGCTCGAGTTCGCGGCCATCATCCTGGCCGGCACGGTGGCGAGGCCTGCACAGTTCGGTTGCTTCGGGCTGCACGAATGGGCCATGGTCTACCGGCAGGACAAGTTCGAGCTGCGGCACGAATACCTGCAGCTGAGGCTCGGCTCAGAGCACACCGACCGGGTCGTGGAGCAGAACCGGATCCGCTGCAGTCACTTCGACGCCTTCCGCTTCTACACTCCGGACGCCGTGCCGCTGAACAGCCTCGAGCCGAGCCGCGAGAACCAGCGGGCCATGGAGCAACCTGGCTGCCTGCACGCGAACATGGATCTCTACAAATGGGCGTACAAACTCGCTCCCCTGCTTCCCAGCGAACTGGTCATGGACTGCTTCGAGCTGTCCTGGCGGATCCGGGCGATGGATATGCAGGCGTCGCCCTATGACTTGGGCGCGTGGGGTTATCCGGCCATTCGAATCGAAACACCCGACGGCAAGGCCGAATACGTGGACCAGCAGCGGTCCTTCGCCGGCGAATCGCAGGAGCTGCGGAAGCGGCTGCTTCAGGAGCTCGCCCCGACGCTCCAAGCACTGACTGCCACCAGCGCGCACCAGACCAGCCCGGAAGGACCGCAATGA
- a CDS encoding subtilase-type protease inhibitor has translation MFKQMGRAVLVLLAVTGLAACNPGSTPSPSPSAPTTAGPSASPDAPSPDTETTAPAPSPAAAPPTAGPGQGNAELAIMVKPSENGAPANFTLVCQDGVPAAESQHPSASTACTALKGNAAILSPAPKATDQVCTQQYGGPQQATVSGVVDGKPVEASFSLRDGCEISAWNAAKDVLGSNAGAV, from the coding sequence ATGTTCAAGCAAATGGGCCGCGCCGTGCTCGTCCTTTTGGCGGTGACAGGGCTGGCCGCCTGCAATCCGGGATCCACGCCTTCTCCTTCCCCTTCCGCCCCGACGACGGCGGGCCCGTCCGCTTCCCCGGACGCCCCGTCCCCGGACACCGAGACGACGGCGCCCGCGCCTTCGCCGGCGGCAGCGCCACCGACGGCCGGCCCGGGACAGGGCAACGCTGAACTCGCCATCATGGTCAAACCCTCGGAAAACGGCGCCCCTGCCAACTTCACGCTCGTCTGCCAGGACGGGGTTCCCGCCGCCGAAAGCCAGCACCCCAGTGCCAGCACCGCCTGCACTGCCCTCAAGGGCAACGCAGCGATCCTGAGCCCCGCCCCCAAGGCCACGGACCAGGTCTGCACGCAACAGTACGGCGGTCCGCAGCAGGCAACAGTTTCCGGCGTCGTCGATGGCAAGCCTGTCGAAGCCAGCTTTAGCCTGCGCGACGGCTGCGAGATTTCCGCATGGAACGCCGCCAAGGACGTCCTGGGCTCAAACGCAGGGGCTGTCTAA
- a CDS encoding MarR family winged helix-turn-helix transcriptional regulator, with amino-acid sequence MAKVSDRSPGGHDAADEDLLLEQQLCFALTVASRSVVGAYKPVLDKLGLTHPQYLVMLSLWESSPRSVRDISEALAQEPATISPLLRRLEAAGFITRERLAGNERTLAVGLTPRGAELRQQATKVPTTMMARLGLTREQVGQLHASMMDLIAATRATAEDTPRR; translated from the coding sequence ATGGCCAAGGTCTCGGACAGGAGCCCGGGCGGACACGATGCAGCCGACGAGGACCTCCTGCTGGAGCAACAGCTCTGCTTTGCCCTGACGGTGGCGTCGCGCAGTGTGGTGGGCGCCTACAAGCCCGTGCTCGACAAGCTCGGCCTGACGCATCCGCAGTACCTCGTCATGCTCAGCCTGTGGGAGTCCAGCCCGCGTTCCGTCCGGGATATCAGCGAGGCCCTGGCCCAGGAGCCCGCCACCATTTCACCGCTGCTGCGCCGCCTGGAGGCCGCGGGCTTCATCACCCGGGAGCGCCTGGCAGGGAATGAGCGGACCCTGGCGGTGGGACTGACGCCCCGCGGCGCCGAATTGCGGCAGCAGGCCACCAAGGTTCCCACCACGATGATGGCCCGGCTGGGCCTGACCCGGGAGCAGGTCGGCCAACTCCACGCGTCCATGATGGATCTGATTGCCGCCACGCGCGCCACAGCCGAAGACACGCCCCGGCGGTAG
- a CDS encoding aspartate kinase: protein MSLPTTEVQPGPQPQELPVSAAVTKHLVVKKFGGSSVADAEGIKRVAKRVVDAHNAGDEVVVVVSAMGDTTDELLDLAAQVTDSAPAREMDMLLSAGERISMALLAMAINKFGASAQSFTGSQAGMITDGIHGKARIIDVDPHRIRTALDKGHIAIVAGFQGMSRTTNEITTLGRGGSDTTAVALAAALDADVCEIFTDVDGIYTADPRVVPSARKIDRISSEEMLELAASGAKILHLRCVEYARRFGVPLHVRSSFSQNEGTWVLPSADDKITTQEGVALEQPIISGVAHDRSEAKVTVVGVPDIPGKAAAIFQVIADAHSNIDMIVQNVSTHGTGRTDISFTLPIIEGADALAALRAAQAEIGFESIEYNEKIGKLSLIGAGMRSHPGVSARFFAALSSAGININMISTSEIRISVVTHADLLDDAVRAIHKAFDLDSEDEATVYGGTGR from the coding sequence ATGAGTTTGCCCACTACCGAAGTCCAGCCCGGACCGCAGCCGCAGGAGCTGCCCGTCTCTGCCGCCGTCACCAAGCACCTTGTGGTGAAAAAGTTTGGCGGATCCTCGGTGGCGGATGCGGAAGGCATTAAGCGCGTCGCCAAGCGGGTCGTGGACGCCCACAATGCTGGCGATGAAGTCGTTGTGGTGGTCTCTGCCATGGGCGACACAACCGACGAACTCCTCGACCTCGCCGCCCAAGTCACCGACTCCGCGCCCGCCCGTGAAATGGACATGCTCCTCTCCGCCGGCGAACGCATCTCGATGGCCCTGCTGGCGATGGCTATCAACAAGTTTGGCGCCTCCGCCCAGTCCTTCACCGGATCGCAGGCCGGCATGATCACCGACGGCATCCACGGCAAGGCGCGGATTATCGACGTCGACCCGCACCGCATCCGCACCGCCCTCGATAAGGGCCACATCGCGATCGTCGCCGGATTCCAAGGCATGAGCCGCACCACCAACGAAATCACCACGCTGGGCCGCGGCGGATCGGACACGACGGCGGTGGCCCTCGCAGCCGCACTCGACGCCGACGTCTGTGAAATCTTCACCGACGTCGACGGCATCTACACCGCCGACCCGCGCGTGGTTCCGTCGGCCCGGAAGATCGACCGGATCTCCAGCGAGGAAATGCTGGAACTGGCGGCCTCCGGAGCCAAGATCCTCCACCTGCGCTGCGTCGAATACGCCCGCCGCTTCGGCGTACCGCTGCACGTCCGTTCCTCATTCAGCCAGAACGAAGGCACCTGGGTCCTGCCCAGCGCCGACGACAAGATCACGACCCAAGAGGGAGTTGCCTTGGAGCAGCCAATCATCTCCGGTGTTGCCCACGACCGTTCCGAAGCCAAGGTCACGGTCGTCGGAGTTCCGGATATCCCCGGCAAGGCCGCGGCGATCTTCCAGGTCATCGCCGACGCGCACTCGAACATCGACATGATCGTCCAGAACGTCTCGACGCATGGCACCGGCCGCACCGACATCTCCTTCACGTTGCCGATCATCGAGGGCGCCGACGCCCTCGCCGCCCTGCGCGCCGCCCAGGCCGAAATCGGCTTTGAGAGCATCGAGTACAACGAGAAGATCGGCAAGCTATCCCTGATCGGCGCCGGCATGCGCTCCCACCCGGGCGTTTCGGCGCGCTTCTTCGCGGCGCTCTCGTCGGCCGGGATCAACATCAACATGATCTCCACCTCGGAAATCCGCATCTCGGTGGTCACGCACGCCGATCTGCTGGACGACGCCGTACGCGCCATCCACAAGGCATTCGACCTGGACAGTGAGGACGAGGCGACCGTCTACGGCGGCACCGGCCGCTGA
- the recR gene encoding recombination mediator RecR, which produces MYEGAVQELIDELGRLPGVGPKSAQRLAFHILEADPQDMKRLVDAITMVKERVKFCTVCGNITEQELCNICRDPRRDPSVICVVEESKDVLAVERTRSFRGRYHVLGGAINPIAGVGPEQLRIRELLTRLNDGAIQEIIIATDPNLEGEATATYLARMLKSIGIAVTRLASGLPVGGDLEYADEVTLGRAFEGRRNALS; this is translated from the coding sequence GTGTACGAAGGTGCAGTTCAAGAGCTGATCGACGAGCTCGGACGCCTTCCCGGGGTCGGCCCCAAGTCCGCGCAGCGGCTGGCTTTCCACATCCTGGAGGCCGACCCGCAGGACATGAAGCGGCTGGTCGACGCGATCACGATGGTCAAGGAGCGGGTCAAGTTCTGCACGGTCTGCGGAAACATCACGGAGCAGGAGCTCTGCAACATCTGCCGCGACCCGCGCCGCGACCCTTCGGTCATCTGCGTCGTCGAAGAATCCAAGGATGTGCTCGCGGTGGAGCGGACCCGGTCGTTCCGGGGGAGATATCATGTGCTCGGCGGCGCGATCAACCCCATTGCAGGCGTCGGCCCGGAACAGCTCCGGATCCGTGAACTCCTTACCCGGCTCAACGACGGCGCCATCCAAGAAATCATCATCGCGACCGACCCCAACCTTGAGGGTGAAGCCACGGCGACGTATCTGGCCCGGATGCTTAAGTCGATCGGCATCGCCGTAACGCGGCTCGCGTCGGGGCTTCCGGTCGGCGGGGACCTCGAATATGCCGATGAAGTCACTCTCGGCCGCGCTTTCGAAGGCCGCCGCAACGCGCTGAGCTGA